The following are from one region of the Vibrio hyugaensis genome:
- the cyaY gene encoding iron donor protein CyaY has product MNDTEFHQLVDAQMQIIEESIDESGADIDYEVSGNVMTLEFEDRSQIIINRQEPMHEIWLASKSGGFHFKLVDDKWTCSKTCMELFEMVKEECEKHAGETIDWP; this is encoded by the coding sequence ATGAACGATACTGAATTTCATCAACTGGTGGACGCACAGATGCAAATCATCGAAGAATCCATCGATGAATCAGGCGCAGACATTGATTACGAAGTGTCTGGCAATGTAATGACATTAGAATTTGAAGACCGTAGCCAAATCATCATTAACCGCCAAGAGCCAATGCATGAGATTTGGTTGGCCTCTAAGTCCGGTGGCTTTCACTTTAAGCTGGTTGACGACAAATGGACGTGCTCTAAAACGTGCATGGAACTGTTTGAAATGGTGAAAGAAGAGTGTGAAAAGCACGCTGGCGAAACCATCGATTGGCCATAA
- the lptM gene encoding LPS translocon maturation chaperone LptM, which yields MKKLLTVLFVMVAATLAGCGQSGSLYIPDDAQQNEQSQ from the coding sequence ATGAAAAAATTACTTACTGTGTTGTTTGTGATGGTTGCAGCGACACTGGCTGGTTGCGGCCAATCAGGCTCACTTTACATCCCAGATGATGCTCAACAAAACGAGCAGTCACAATAA
- the lysA gene encoding diaminopimelate decarboxylase translates to MDYFNYQDDGQLWAEDVSLHDLAEQHGTPLYVYSRATLERHWNAFDSAVGQHPHLVCYAVKANSNLGVLNALSRLGSGFDIVSGGELERVIAAGGDAKKVVFSGVGKTPAEMKRALELGIKCFNVESEPELERLNKVAQELGVIAPISLRINPDVDAKTHPYISTGLRDNKFGIAFDRAPAVYQFAQSLPNLNVQGIDCHIGSQLTEIEPFIDATDRLLALIDDLKAQGINIRHLDVGGGLGVVYRDELPPQPSDYAKALLSRLENHQELELIFEPGRAIAANAGILLTRVEFLKHTEHKNFAIIDAAMNDLMRPALYQAWQDIVPVSPRAGEAQTYDLVGPICETGDFLGKDRALVLQEGDLLAVRSAGAYGFVMSSNYNTRTRAAEVMVDGNQSHLVRQREELTSLWQLEQILPE, encoded by the coding sequence TTGGATTACTTCAACTATCAGGATGATGGCCAGCTTTGGGCCGAAGACGTCTCACTCCACGATCTTGCCGAGCAGCATGGCACTCCTCTTTATGTTTACTCACGCGCGACGCTAGAGCGTCACTGGAATGCATTTGATAGTGCAGTGGGTCAACATCCTCATCTTGTTTGTTACGCAGTAAAAGCAAACTCAAACCTTGGCGTATTGAATGCACTGTCTCGTTTGGGCTCAGGCTTTGATATCGTATCGGGTGGTGAGCTTGAACGTGTTATCGCGGCTGGCGGTGATGCGAAAAAGGTGGTGTTCTCAGGTGTGGGTAAAACACCCGCAGAGATGAAACGCGCACTGGAACTGGGCATTAAATGCTTTAATGTGGAATCTGAACCTGAGCTTGAGCGCTTGAACAAAGTGGCACAAGAGCTCGGAGTGATTGCGCCAATTTCGCTACGTATCAACCCTGACGTAGACGCAAAGACGCACCCTTACATCTCGACTGGCCTTCGTGACAACAAATTCGGCATCGCGTTTGACCGTGCACCTGCGGTATACCAATTCGCTCAGAGCCTGCCAAACCTAAACGTGCAAGGTATCGACTGCCACATTGGTTCTCAGCTGACTGAGATAGAACCGTTCATCGACGCCACAGACCGCTTGCTAGCGTTGATTGATGATTTGAAAGCGCAAGGCATCAATATCCGTCACCTTGACGTGGGTGGTGGTCTAGGTGTGGTATATCGTGATGAATTGCCACCACAGCCTTCGGATTACGCGAAAGCATTACTAAGCCGATTGGAGAACCACCAAGAGCTAGAACTGATTTTCGAGCCAGGTCGTGCGATTGCGGCGAATGCGGGCATTTTGTTAACGCGTGTGGAATTCCTAAAACACACTGAGCACAAAAACTTTGCCATTATTGATGCGGCAATGAACGACTTGATGCGTCCAGCACTTTATCAGGCATGGCAAGATATCGTGCCAGTCTCACCACGAGCAGGTGAAGCACAAACTTACGATTTGGTGGGGCCTATCTGTGAAACCGGCGATTTCTTGGGCAAAGATCGAGCACTAGTACTGCAAGAAGGTGATCTACTCGCGGTTCGCTCTGCAGGCGCCTATGGTTTTGTGATGTCTTCGAACTACAATACTCGTACCCGAGCGGCGGAAGTAATGGTGGATGGTAACCAAAGCCACCTTGTTCGCCAGCGTGAGGAGCTGACCAGTTTGTGGCAGCTGGAACAGATTCTACCGGAGTAA
- the dapF gene encoding diaminopimelate epimerase has translation MHFHFSKMHGLGNDFMVVDCITQNVFFSQDLIRRLADRHTGIGFDQLLVVEAPYDPETDFHYRIFNADGSEVEQCGNGARCFARFVRLKGLTNRYSISVSTKKGKMILDVEDDGDVTVNMGVPEFEPSKIPFKAKQKEKTYIMRAGEKTLFCGAVSMGNPHVVTVVDDVDTADVETLGPLLESHERFPERVNVGFMQVVDRNNIRLRVYERGAGETQACGSGACGAVAVGILQGLLDENVKVSLPGGELRISWQGPGKPLFMTGPAAHVFDGQLSC, from the coding sequence ATGCATTTCCACTTTTCCAAAATGCACGGTTTGGGCAACGACTTTATGGTCGTCGACTGCATTACCCAAAACGTGTTTTTCTCCCAAGACTTGATCCGTCGTTTGGCGGATCGTCACACGGGCATTGGCTTTGACCAACTGCTCGTGGTTGAAGCGCCATATGATCCAGAAACCGACTTCCACTACCGCATTTTTAATGCCGATGGCAGTGAAGTTGAGCAGTGTGGCAATGGCGCTCGCTGTTTTGCGCGTTTTGTGCGTTTGAAAGGACTGACCAATCGATACAGCATTAGTGTTAGCACCAAGAAAGGTAAGATGATTCTTGATGTTGAAGACGATGGTGATGTAACGGTAAATATGGGCGTGCCTGAGTTTGAACCAAGCAAGATCCCTTTCAAAGCGAAGCAAAAAGAGAAAACCTACATCATGCGAGCAGGTGAAAAAACCTTGTTCTGCGGTGCCGTAAGCATGGGCAACCCTCATGTTGTGACGGTGGTTGATGATGTTGATACTGCTGATGTGGAAACGCTTGGTCCATTGCTTGAGTCACATGAACGCTTTCCTGAGCGTGTGAACGTGGGCTTTATGCAGGTAGTGGATCGCAACAACATCCGTTTGCGCGTGTATGAGCGTGGGGCGGGTGAAACCCAAGCTTGTGGTAGTGGCGCATGTGGTGCAGTTGCCGTGGGTATTTTACAAGGTCTACTGGACGAGAACGTGAAAGTCTCCCTACCGGGTGGCGAACTACGTATTTCTTGGCAAGGCCCAGGTAAACCGTTGTTTATGACGGGGCCAGCAGCGCACGTATTTGATGGTCAATTGTCGTGTTAG
- a CDS encoding DUF484 family protein: MSEVEADALTAEVVAQFLKDHPDFFVQRPELIDRLSMPHADLGTVSLVHIQMNRQRQRIEELEEEITTLMSLAANNDRTFYEFMDLQGQILKCGDFKQVIKAIEHKAKDLGLKAYVRLLTQCDASTQLSKENYQRFATTHLNGKDAYLGRLRKVDREALFGNMDVPEMGSYVVLPLVKKQTLGVLAFSSEDGGHFQPDMDTLFLRHLSLVVAHLAQTLVWQSHHDDNSQHSSAK, translated from the coding sequence ATCTCAGAAGTCGAAGCGGATGCACTGACGGCGGAAGTTGTCGCTCAGTTCCTGAAAGACCATCCGGATTTCTTTGTTCAGCGTCCTGAACTGATTGACCGTTTATCTATGCCGCATGCCGATCTTGGCACGGTTTCTTTGGTTCATATTCAGATGAACCGCCAGCGTCAGCGTATTGAAGAGCTGGAAGAAGAGATCACGACACTGATGTCGTTGGCGGCGAACAACGATCGTACTTTCTACGAGTTCATGGATCTACAAGGACAAATCCTTAAATGTGGTGACTTCAAGCAAGTCATCAAGGCAATAGAACACAAAGCCAAAGACCTTGGATTGAAGGCGTATGTTCGTTTGTTGACTCAGTGCGATGCATCGACGCAACTGAGTAAGGAAAATTACCAACGTTTTGCGACGACACATTTAAACGGAAAAGACGCTTACTTAGGTCGCCTGCGTAAAGTGGATCGTGAAGCTTTGTTTGGGAATATGGATGTTCCAGAAATGGGTTCCTATGTGGTGTTACCACTCGTAAAAAAGCAGACACTTGGCGTGTTAGCCTTTTCTAGCGAGGACGGCGGTCACTTCCAACCAGATATGGACACCTTGTTTTTGCGTCACCTATCATTAGTAGTGGCACATCTCGCTCAAACACTGGTATGGCAAAGTCACCATGACGATAACTCCCAACACTCCTCTGCCAAATAG
- the xerC gene encoding tyrosine recombinase XerC has product MTITPNTPLPNSLQKPLERFYEFLRSEKGLSLHTQRNYKQQLETMAHHLAEMGLKDWSQVDAGWVRQLAGKGMREGMKASSLATRLSSLRSFFDFLILRGQMSANPAKGVSAPRKKRPLPKNLDVDEVNQLLEVNEDDPLAVRDRAMMELMYGAGLRLAELVSIDVRDVQLRSGELRVIGKGDKERKVPFSGMATEWVGKWLRVRGDLAAPGEPALFVSKLGTRISHRSVQKRMAEWGQKQSVASHISPHKLRHSFATHMLESSNNLRAVQELLGHENISTTQIYTHLDFQHLAQAYDQAHPRARKKNDDKSD; this is encoded by the coding sequence ATGACGATAACTCCCAACACTCCTCTGCCAAATAGTCTTCAAAAGCCTCTTGAACGCTTCTATGAATTCCTGCGAAGCGAAAAAGGGCTTAGCCTGCACACTCAACGTAACTACAAGCAACAACTTGAAACCATGGCACATCACTTAGCTGAGATGGGTTTGAAAGACTGGTCGCAAGTCGATGCGGGTTGGGTGCGTCAACTTGCTGGTAAAGGCATGCGAGAAGGCATGAAAGCCAGTAGCTTAGCGACTCGATTATCTTCTCTGCGCAGTTTTTTCGACTTCCTTATCCTGCGTGGTCAAATGTCAGCTAATCCTGCCAAAGGGGTTTCTGCTCCGCGTAAAAAGCGTCCATTGCCAAAAAACCTTGATGTGGATGAAGTGAATCAACTGCTCGAAGTGAACGAAGATGATCCATTAGCGGTGCGCGATCGTGCCATGATGGAACTGATGTACGGGGCAGGTTTGCGTTTGGCGGAACTGGTGAGTATTGATGTGCGCGATGTTCAGCTTCGCAGCGGTGAACTGCGCGTCATTGGTAAAGGCGACAAAGAACGTAAAGTCCCGTTCTCTGGCATGGCAACAGAATGGGTCGGCAAGTGGTTACGTGTACGTGGTGATTTGGCCGCGCCGGGCGAGCCTGCGTTGTTTGTTTCCAAGCTGGGTACACGTATCTCACATCGCAGTGTGCAAAAGCGTATGGCGGAGTGGGGGCAGAAGCAGTCGGTAGCGAGTCACATCAGCCCACACAAACTGCGTCACTCGTTTGCGACTCATATGTTGGAATCGAGCAATAACTTACGTGCGGTGCAAGAGCTATTGGGTCACGAGAATATCTCGACTACACAAATCTATACTCACTTGGATTTCCAGCATTTAGCGCAAGCCTATGATCAGGCGCACCCAAGAGCGCGTAAGAAAAACGACGACAAGTCGGACTAA
- the yigB gene encoding 5-amino-6-(5-phospho-D-ribitylamino)uracil phosphatase YigB, which produces MKFYRRIAPVKAMTFDLDDTLYDNYPVIVRMERELLSWLKHHHPAVAHMDKADWFDIKHQVVQAQPELKSDVTLWRLVQLKQAFSQVGYDDEVAHAAAQAAVDVALDWRNRVDVPQQSLDVLAELSQAIPLVVITNGNVDLDRIGLTPYFQQVLKAGPDGSAKPAPDMFSKAQQFLALPSENILHVGDHLVTDVQGAKLSGFGACWFNDMNKNVITHAKTRTLPDIEINDLQSLLALL; this is translated from the coding sequence ATGAAATTCTACCGCCGTATCGCGCCTGTAAAGGCGATGACGTTTGATCTTGATGACACTCTCTATGATAACTATCCAGTGATAGTTCGTATGGAGCGTGAGTTGCTATCTTGGCTTAAACACCATCATCCGGCGGTAGCACACATGGATAAGGCTGATTGGTTCGATATCAAGCATCAAGTTGTGCAAGCGCAACCAGAGTTGAAAAGCGATGTTACGCTTTGGCGTTTAGTACAGCTTAAACAAGCTTTTTCTCAAGTGGGTTATGACGACGAGGTTGCGCACGCCGCCGCTCAAGCCGCAGTAGACGTCGCGTTGGATTGGCGCAATCGTGTTGACGTCCCGCAGCAAAGCCTTGATGTGCTTGCAGAGCTTAGTCAAGCCATTCCGTTGGTGGTGATCACCAATGGCAACGTGGATTTGGACAGAATCGGGCTGACGCCTTATTTCCAACAAGTGCTGAAAGCCGGACCGGATGGCAGCGCGAAACCCGCGCCAGATATGTTCAGCAAAGCACAACAGTTTTTGGCGTTACCAAGTGAAAACATTCTCCATGTCGGCGATCATTTGGTGACGGATGTGCAAGGAGCCAAACTGTCGGGTTTCGGCGCATGTTGGTTTAATGATATGAATAAAAATGTCATTACTCACGCAAAAACGCGTACGTTACCTGATATTGAAATCAATGACTTGCAGTCGTTGCTTGCGCTTTTGTAA